A genomic region of Methanobacterium sp. SMA-27 contains the following coding sequences:
- a CDS encoding histidine kinase dimerization/phosphoacceptor domain -containing protein, whose amino-acid sequence MVEDLKILILEDVPFDAELINRELERSGMKFSSRRVEEEKEYLNELNEFKPDIILADHSLPHFDGISALRIAKNKCPDVPFIFVSGKMGEDFAIEALKCGATDYVLKGSLSKIVHAVNRALEEVKEHSKRKMAEEALRNSLRQLKEAQKIGHIGSWEWDLKARELNCSDEFYNIMSLEPTEFGKSYKAMMDIIHPEDRQSVKKSIMGAVNEQKPFSNDYRLIRPDGTVRILSSKGEVITDPNGKPLRIVGTEQDITEHKIAEEKIKSSLKEKEMLLQEIHHRVKNNLQVISSLLRLQSRFIKDQNSIDIFKETQNRVRSIAILHEKLYQSDNLAKIKIDEYVKILAEDLMYFYELEESNINMILDIDDVSLNIETAIPCGLLINEMVANSLKYAFPNQKNGEIKIELHSNNEDQFNLTVGDNGVGIPKEIDPEKAETFGMQLIKYLTKQLKGTIELDNNNGTKYQLKFNELKYKDRVNSNG is encoded by the coding sequence ATGGTAGAAGACCTCAAAATATTAATACTTGAAGATGTTCCTTTCGATGCTGAGCTCATAAATAGAGAATTGGAAAGAAGTGGAATGAAATTTTCTTCTAGAAGGGTAGAAGAAGAAAAAGAATATTTAAATGAATTAAATGAGTTTAAACCCGATATAATTCTAGCAGATCATTCACTTCCTCATTTTGATGGTATTTCTGCTCTGCGTATAGCGAAAAATAAATGTCCAGACGTACCTTTTATTTTTGTTAGCGGTAAGATGGGAGAAGACTTTGCCATAGAAGCCTTAAAATGCGGTGCAACAGATTATGTTCTTAAAGGCAGCCTATCCAAGATAGTACATGCAGTAAATCGTGCACTAGAGGAAGTTAAAGAACATTCAAAACGTAAAATGGCTGAAGAGGCATTAAGAAATAGTCTAAGACAGCTGAAGGAAGCACAGAAAATTGGACATATTGGTAGTTGGGAATGGGATTTAAAAGCCCGTGAATTGAATTGTTCCGATGAATTTTATAATATAATGAGTTTAGAACCAACAGAATTTGGAAAAAGTTACAAAGCAATGATGGACATAATACATCCCGAAGATAGACAAAGTGTTAAAAAAAGTATAATGGGTGCCGTAAATGAACAGAAGCCCTTTTCAAATGACTACAGATTAATAAGGCCGGATGGAACTGTTAGGATACTTTCATCTAAAGGTGAAGTAATTACAGATCCAAATGGAAAACCTCTAAGAATAGTAGGAACTGAACAAGATATAACCGAACATAAGATTGCAGAGGAAAAAATTAAATCATCATTAAAAGAAAAGGAAATGCTGTTACAAGAGATACACCACAGGGTAAAAAACAATTTACAAGTAATTTCAAGTCTTCTACGTCTCCAGTCAAGATTCATTAAAGATCAAAACTCAATTGACATTTTCAAAGAAACTCAAAACAGAGTTAGAAGCATAGCAATCCTACATGAAAAACTCTACCAGTCAGACAACCTTGCAAAAATTAAAATTGATGAATATGTGAAGATCCTAGCAGAAGACTTGATGTACTTTTATGAACTAGAAGAAAGCAACATAAACATGATTCTAGATATTGATGATGTATCACTTAATATTGAAACAGCAATTCCCTGTGGACTTTTGATAAATGAGATGGTAGCTAACTCATTAAAATATGCATTCCCAAATCAAAAAAATGGAGAAATAAAAATTGAACTCCATTCAAATAATGAAGATCAATTTAACTTAACAGTCGGCGATAATGGAGTGGGTATTCCTAAAGAAATTGATCCAGAAAAAGCTGAAACATTTGGAATGCAACTCATTAAATATCTTACCAAACAATTAAAGGGTACAATAGAACTGGACAACAACAATGGAACAAAATATCAGCTTAAATTCAACGAATTGAAATATAAAGATAGGGTAAATTCAAATGGTTAA
- a CDS encoding histidine kinase dimerization/phosphoacceptor domain -containing protein encodes MVNEKILVVEDEELIGQDIKILLEDLGYEVVDLVPSGEEAISLAREAHADLVLMDIMLEGDIDGIEAAHHINNDLGIPIIYLTAYRNEEILERAKLTEPYAYIVKPFEERELRTNVEIVLNRHKAEKERIKLTEVTAKNEFLKKSLKEQETLLREIHHRVNNNMQIISSLLSLQSTQVKDKRDLDLFIDSQNRVKSMSKIHERLYQSNDLSSVQFAEYGMSLLNDLFSSHRAPPGIRLKADIENISFNMETAIPCGLIINELVSNALKYAFPNGQGEIYVSLMHNNDNKYLLTIKDNGIGLPTDIDFKNTQSLGFRLINNLTNQLDGKIDLDVKNGTKFSVLFEELKYETRAGIKETIVTAYQSRELRRHAKELFSNNIDNWGDMPKDLRELIQDLQVQQIENDMQKEELKRLRKEIIDTKKKYLDLYNSAPIGYFTILKNGLILDVNNTGASILGISKMGLIKTSFISFLKPDSRIKFNQNNKTAIENRQKMGYELEIVRAEGDSFKSYIETNPVYDKEEKFKEFKVSIIDVKRFIND; translated from the coding sequence ATGGTTAATGAAAAAATATTAGTTGTTGAAGATGAAGAACTCATAGGCCAAGACATAAAAATACTCCTGGAAGATCTGGGATACGAAGTTGTTGACCTTGTACCTTCAGGTGAAGAAGCCATTTCTCTTGCAAGAGAAGCACATGCAGATCTAGTTCTAATGGATATTATGTTAGAAGGCGACATAGATGGAATAGAAGCTGCTCATCATATCAATAACGATCTTGGCATACCAATTATTTACCTGACAGCATATAGAAATGAAGAAATTCTTGAACGAGCAAAATTAACCGAACCATATGCTTACATAGTCAAACCATTCGAAGAAAGGGAACTTCGTACAAATGTTGAGATAGTACTCAACAGACACAAAGCAGAAAAAGAGAGAATAAAATTAACAGAAGTAACAGCTAAAAATGAATTCCTGAAAAAATCATTAAAGGAACAAGAAACACTACTTAGAGAGATACATCACAGAGTCAACAACAACATGCAGATTATATCAAGCCTCTTGTCTCTTCAATCAACACAGGTAAAGGATAAAAGAGATTTAGATCTTTTTATAGACAGTCAAAATCGAGTTAAATCAATGTCAAAGATACATGAACGATTATATCAGTCAAATGATCTTTCAAGCGTCCAATTTGCAGAATATGGGATGAGTCTTTTAAACGATCTTTTCAGTTCCCATAGGGCCCCGCCAGGTATCAGACTAAAGGCAGACATAGAAAATATTTCATTCAACATGGAAACAGCAATTCCATGTGGATTGATCATCAATGAACTAGTTTCAAATGCTCTAAAATATGCATTTCCCAATGGTCAAGGCGAAATTTATGTAAGTTTAATGCATAACAATGACAACAAATATTTATTAACTATCAAAGATAATGGTATTGGATTACCAACAGATATAGACTTCAAAAACACCCAATCACTTGGATTCAGACTAATAAACAATCTAACAAATCAGCTCGATGGAAAAATTGATTTGGATGTTAAAAATGGCACTAAATTCAGTGTATTATTCGAAGAATTGAAATATGAAACAAGGGCAGGAATTAAAGAAACAATTGTGACTGCATATCAATCAAGAGAACTCAGAAGACACGCCAAAGAACTGTTCAGTAATAATATTGATAATTGGGGAGATATGCCCAAAGATTTAAGAGAATTGATACAGGATCTTCAGGTACAACAGATTGAAAATGATATGCAGAAGGAAGAATTAAAACGATTAAGAAAAGAGATCATTGATACTAAGAAAAAGTATTTGGACCTTTACAATTCCGCCCCGATAGGATACTTCACAATACTAAAAAATGGATTAATACTCGATGTAAATAATACTGGAGCATCAATTTTAGGCATTTCAAAAATGGGATTAATTAAAACTTCCTTCATCAGTTTCCTTAAACCAGATTCAAGGATAAAATTTAATCAAAATAATAAAACTGCAATTGAAAACAGACAAAAAATGGGATACGAACTCGAAATTGTAAGGGCCGAAGGAGATTCATTCAAATCTTATATTGAAACCAACCCAGTATATGATAAAGAAGAGAAATTTAAAGAGTTTAAAGTATCAATAATAGATGTGAAACGTTTCATAAATGATTAA
- a CDS encoding GMC family oxidoreductase N-terminal domain-containing protein — MKKFIIVGSGAGGATVARELAKKGKNVTIIEKGPYTKIKDAFKHYENAEVGVELLKTSCIGGTTLVTAGNAVRTCQEQLKNIGIDLEDHFKEIEIEMGISTLPDSHFGPGTKLIMDKAESLGFKTQKMPKFINHETCKPCGKCAFGCPRDSKWTSRKYVDEAVDFGAKVIDNTAITEIIIKNGELKGVKSKDKEFLADCVVLSAGGIETSRILNRSGIDAGNNLFVDTFVTVGGILGKINFNTEVTMNALITLDDVILSPHYSGILNNKLMKFNVSEGDIIGLMIKIADEPSGNVLENSVKKYSTSNDVSLLAKGSAVAGAILTEAGVDPTTLTSTPARGAHPGGTAAIGQVIDKNLETELSNLFVADASVFPKAPGAPPVLTIVALARRLGKYLGNEF; from the coding sequence ATGAAAAAATTTATTATCGTTGGATCGGGCGCAGGTGGCGCAACAGTTGCTAGGGAACTAGCAAAAAAAGGAAAAAATGTTACCATAATAGAAAAGGGACCGTATACCAAAATTAAAGATGCTTTTAAACACTATGAAAATGCTGAAGTTGGTGTTGAGCTATTAAAAACTAGTTGCATCGGTGGAACAACACTGGTAACTGCAGGAAATGCTGTTCGAACATGTCAAGAACAGTTAAAAAATATTGGTATTGATCTAGAAGATCACTTCAAAGAAATTGAAATTGAAATGGGTATATCAACACTTCCAGATTCACATTTTGGACCTGGCACAAAACTTATAATGGATAAGGCAGAATCACTTGGTTTTAAAACACAAAAAATGCCCAAATTTATTAATCATGAAACTTGCAAACCCTGTGGTAAATGTGCTTTTGGATGTCCAAGGGATTCTAAATGGACAAGCAGAAAATATGTGGATGAAGCAGTAGATTTTGGTGCAAAAGTTATTGATAACACAGCTATCACGGAAATTATCATTAAAAATGGTGAATTAAAGGGCGTAAAAAGTAAAGACAAAGAATTTTTAGCTGATTGTGTTGTGTTGTCTGCAGGTGGTATTGAAACTTCTAGAATATTAAACAGATCAGGCATAGATGCTGGTAACAATCTTTTTGTTGACACATTTGTAACTGTAGGTGGGATACTAGGGAAAATAAATTTTAACACCGAAGTAACAATGAATGCTCTAATTACATTAGATGACGTTATTTTATCTCCACACTACTCCGGCATACTCAATAATAAACTCATGAAGTTCAACGTCAGTGAAGGAGATATAATAGGATTAATGATTAAAATAGCTGATGAACCAAGTGGAAATGTTCTTGAGAATAGTGTTAAAAAGTATAGTACATCCAATGATGTAAGTCTTCTTGCCAAAGGATCTGCTGTCGCAGGAGCCATATTAACAGAGGCAGGCGTTGATCCTACCACTTTAACATCTACCCCTGCTAGAGGAGCCCATCCCGGAGGAACTGCTGCAATTGGGCAAGTAATTGATAAAAATCTTGAAACTGAATTGTCCAATCTATTTGTTGCAGATGCCAGCGTTTTCCCAAAGGCTCCAGGAGCACCTCCTGTTCTTACAATTGTTGCTCTAGCAAGGAGACTTGGTAAATATCTTGGAAACGAATTTTAA
- a CDS encoding metal-dependent transcriptional regulator, producing MENSLKLTESVEDYLEVMYNLEKEKGNIKIKDIAHKMNVKPPSVVEALKKLAERDIISYEPYNDIHLKKKALK from the coding sequence ATGGAAAATTCCTTAAAACTAACCGAAAGTGTTGAAGATTACCTTGAGGTTATGTATAATCTTGAAAAAGAAAAAGGAAATATAAAAATCAAAGATATTGCACATAAAATGAATGTTAAACCTCCCAGTGTGGTTGAGGCTTTAAAAAAGTTAGCTGAACGTGATATTATATCTTATGAACCATATAATGACATCCATTTGAAAAAAAAGGCGTTGAAATAG